The Daphnia carinata strain CSIRO-1 chromosome 1, CSIRO_AGI_Dcar_HiC_V3, whole genome shotgun sequence sequence TGAGGCCGGGGCAAGTACCCTAGCTCAGCAAGTAGAGGTAGCTAAATTTTGGTATCGGCTTAATTGTTACTACATATTTATGTGGACTATTCATTTTGTAATCTAGGTTAGTCGCGATAAGATGGAATGTGCCAACGAAAACTTGCGTGCAGATTTCGATCGATGGAATCAAATTAAATCGCGTGACCTGAAAAATATCTTGCAGGAAATGGCCGATTTGCACATCAGGATGTATGAGCAGGTTTGTTTTGACTAATGAAACTGTTGACTTGTAAATTTATAggattcgttttcttttcctttttagtcACTAACAGCTTGGTCCGCTGCTTTGCCTAAAGTAAAGAACGAATCTCAACCCCAGGTATAATTGTCTGCCTtaatcgtttgttttctttctgtcgtGTCCTATCACAAGTTTTTTGTAATGAGAAATATTATATAGAGTCGAATATTATAACAATTGTTTAATATTTCTTGTCGTACAACACAATGGCGAATGTCCGAGATGGGTCATAGATTACATTAAATGATCGCCCTAAGATAAGgggataaaaattttaatttcgGTAAAaagtacattttaaaaatgtaataaaaatccCACCTGTGAGTTCGGGGATGTTTGTTAGGGTGTAAACTGGTTTTGCTGGGGTCATCAATTCTTTGCGTAAGCGTCGGCCAATATCTTTTGCTGGATGCCAACCGGATCGACTAACAAAATACAGctacattatttttatttatcaacGTCAAGTTTAGCTATGGATAACCTGGTAGAAACTGCTTGATTTTGGGAAGTAATGGTTGCTATCTCTACAGGTAAATCGTAATCGATGATTCGGTGTTGTCCGGTTTCTGTATTCCAGGCGAAGAAAACGCTGGCTTGACACAGACTTCGTTGCATTTTCCTGTACAAACCAGCAGGTTTACTGTAACTAGCTTTCGCtttggaaaacgaaaacaaaacgtagGCAACTAACTGATTGGTCTGAGGTACATCGGCTTCAACGAGCATGTAAGCTGCTGCAACAACGTCATTTGTTTCCAGACACAGATCAATAATCTCAACGTTGAAATCGCTGCAAAaccagtattttttttgggcttGAGTACATAATCGCTGGGCCATTTCATGACAAAACTGTTCCGTGTCAATGCTCATCTGCTTAACACAAACGTGCGGAAGCTTCTGTTCTCAGAATTCCAAATCAACCAAtagttcattttaaaaaattaatttataaaATGTAGCATACCAGTCGAAAGGCTTTGGCGTTCGAAACCATGGCCATCTGATTGTAGCCAGCTCCATGAACTTCCAACGGTAGTGCGTTATGATAACCTGTGCTGCTACTCAGGTCATCATCTAAAGTGTGGCAAACATAATTGAGTAGATGGAAATATTAATTGACAAAGTAATTAAACTAACCTTCAATGTCCGTAATAACACTGACTAGCTCATCATCTACTTCAAAGTACCTTCGCTGAAATTGAGCGACGCAAGTTGGTGGCTCTGCCAGCTTTGAAGGTTCTCTTTGGAGTTCTATTGGAGGTCGGGTATCCTCAACTAGTTCTCCTAGTCGGTCCCAATCGGGGGACCGGATAGGGGTGGGGATGTTGGAATTGAACGGTCGCAATACATCATTCGTACCGACGGTACAGCTAAAATTCCATTCCCAATCATCATTGACATCTTTGGAACCCGAAACAACTACAAAGGATTGATGCTGCTGCAGCTGTTGCTGTAACTGGTGTTCGAGATCACGTCTTTTCCGCATTACTTTCAGGGGGATGTTCTCCGTATTTTCATCCGTAAATTCGTACTTTTTGTCGGCCAAACGACGTTTTCGAAACGCGGAGATCGTTTCACGTGGGAGTTCCGAAGTATCTTCCATGAAATCATACTCTGATTCTTGGTTGGTGCTGTTTGCATGAGGAATAGGGCTTCCGATAGATTTTCGTTGACTGCTTGATGAGGTAAAATTCGGCGACATGTTTGGAGTATTGGAAGTCACAGAGGAAGTAGACCGAACGTTGGAAAAAGAGTATGAGCGCTCGGAGTCCTCTTCCCATTCACGCTGAACAGCTGGTAGTTGCTGTTGATGTCCATCGTCCAGCGAAGCAGGCTGAGACAAGAGAAAATCTTGATCACCGCTAGACCCATTCGGTGGAAATTCCACTTGAAAAGACAGGACATGTAAGAAGTTGGCGGTGTTGATCACGATCGTGCCGTCGCAGCGTAAAGAAACAGAGGCGATAAAGGATGGGTAAGGCGGTACGGTTGAATAATTGCTATGGATGGTGTAGCCATGTCTGAGGCAACTAAAGCGAACGCAACTATCCCAGCTTGCAGCCAAATCTTCGTCTCCAAATGACTGAGCTATCCGGTGGCAATCAGGACAATTCACAGATGGCACTGACGTGACGGTTAAATAACACTCTCTACTTTCACCCTCGGATTGGATGCTAATGAATAAGGAGAATAAGCCATCCCATTAAAACAGTGAAATTGCAGAAGAATATCACCTGCTTCCATGGACTAGTATACGTGTAGAGTCACCTGGCCAATAGCACAACACAATTTGCAAAGCCAGATTAACTCCTTGGTCACTAAATAAAGTGACTTCTGCCACCTTGTTGGCTTGCTTGTAAGGCACAAAACTCCACCAATGCAGCTTATatctgtttttgaaaataaacattaTGATGAAACCAGAAGCATTACAGAGTTTTCTAGAAGATGCACACTTACTTGTGGAC is a genomic window containing:
- the LOC130691493 gene encoding uncharacterized protein LOC130691493; this translates as MSNLPRRTATENLLNKLHQKQLTGKWENYSHRQGKAPLFGRLNERLIFQLDKVIPLSALEAGHILLGFSKCAQFLLTYTHSVELEVNLLTMVHKYKLHWWSFVPYKQANKVAEVTLFSDQGVNLALQIVLCYWPGDSTRILVHGSSIQSEGESRECYLTVTSVPSVNCPDCHRIAQSFGDEDLAASWDSCVRFSCLRHGYTIHSNYSTVPPYPSFIASVSLRCDGTIVINTANFLHVLSFQVEFPPNGSSGDQDFLLSQPASLDDGHQQQLPAVQREWEEDSERSYSFSNVRSTSSVTSNTPNMSPNFTSSSSQRKSIGSPIPHANSTNQESEYDFMEDTSELPRETISAFRKRRLADKKYEFTDENTENIPLKVMRKRRDLEHQLQQQLQQHQSFVVVSGSKDVNDDWEWNFSCTVGTNDVLRPFNSNIPTPIRSPDWDRLGELVEDTRPPIELQREPSKLAEPPTCVAQFQRRYFEVDDELVSVITDIEDDDLSSSTGYHNALPLEVHGAGYNQMAMVSNAKAFRLKLPHVCVKQMSIDTEQFCHEMAQRLCTQAQKKYWFCSDFNVEIIDLCLETNDVVAAAYMLVEADVPQTNQKMQRSLCQASVFFAWNTETGQHRIIDYDLPVEIATITSQNQAVSTSRSGWHPAKDIGRRLRKELMTPAKPVYTLTNIPELTGRSFNVIYDPSRTFAIVLYDKKY